TTCTCTGTCCTCTGTTTCAGTGCACGCATGATGCAATCCTCCTCGTGGGTGGGACAGCTTTGAAGAATTTGGGCCTCTTTGATAAATTATCTTCTTCTCTTGCTGATTTGTTGGAATTGGATaggaaaataaacatatcgaTAGTTTATGCGTACCTTTCAGTATTTGTTAATGCTGACAGTTATGCAGATTCAGTTTGTGGTGTTATTAATTGCAAGTTGGTGCTACTATGATTTGATTCCGCAAATAAAAGAATATTTGATTTCATAAAATAGAGAACATCATTAATAGAGCAAACTGGATTATAACCAAAATTTTAACAATTAGTATTTGTTTACTCCCACTCTatattcctcaaaaaaaaatacacgcTATATTCATCATCGGCGACCGATACAACAAAGAAATTTTGGCATCTTGGGTATTCTATATCTCTTTTTCTTGTTAATTTGTTGGAATTGCATaaacaaaaatatcaacaATGCATGGATAGATTTTAATATTGGCAGTGCTGACCACTATACAGAATCATCCTCTTGGTATGTGTAGCAAAGTTGGAACTTTGAAGTATGATGTGGTTTGACCAGCGCAGAACACATTCTGGAatgttgaatttgaattccgagAAGTAAAAATTAATTTTGGATCATGCCATTATCGATCAGCCAtggggagaaaagaaagatttgaaaaaaattcattACACCAAATATGTTTTTGCCTTACAGAACACAAGTATGCTATCATTTCTCGTTTCAGAACAGTAAAATTGAAGCTGATTGATATGTGTGACTTGGATGAAAGAATGCATCACGACTCATCACCTTctttgagaagaaaaaaagagatggTGAATTGTTGTTGGAAAAATAGGGCATGACCCCGGCTTCTCCAAAATACCATTGTCTGCTAATAGGATGATCTGCCTGCCTAGTCAAATATATAGTTATGCcggcctaaaaaaaaaatctatagtCATGCCCGCAAGTAATTCCCTTTGTTCTTTTTGTCGAGAGGAGGAGGTTCATGTAAGCCGTTACCACCAAACCGTGGCAGGGCTAGCAAAACCCATTAAATAAAAGCCATTTTCTCGGGCTGGCGTCACGCCATTGCCCATGATACCCCTGTGGCATCGCGCATTCCAGAACGGAAACGGCAATACGTGAGGACTTATCCACATCACCGAAAAGCTGGAGAAGCAAAACGCGGAGTCCCCGAGGGCCTATCCGTCCCGTTGTTCCTACTTCCTAgggggggaagaagagagaagcaTCTCTGTGTTGCTGTGCAAGCGACGGCCCGCGTGTCTGCCTCCTCGGCCGGTCTGCATGCTGTAGCTTCCCCTGCAACCACGGCTCTTCCTCCCACCTCTTATTCAGTTCAGCtcacttcttcttccccgcgtCTCCTCCCCCGCTTTAAAAGCTCCCTCACGAGCTTTCGCTTCACACCTCTTCTTTCCCTCCTTGGCGCCTGCAGCCCAATCCCTGCTTCCCCTTTCTTATATATAGTACGTCGTTCTTCCTTCCAAGTTGATCTGATCACGATCCATTTCCAGTCCAAGCTCGTTTCAAGGAACTCCCACAAACAGGAAAGATCCATTTCCATCGCCATGGCCGGTCTCTCCTCGGTTCTCGCCCACCTGTGTCAATCGCCGAGAAAATAATCAAGAGATCGAGCAGGGGCACAAGAAGGTGTTGCATACGTGCGTGCAGCAGCAGAACCGTGTGGTGAGTTGTTTTGTTGGGCAGCGAGAATGCGGCAAATCTCGTCGCTGCTGCAGGGGCTGGCCCGTTCGATGTCTCTGGGAAGGGAGAAGAAGGGCGCGGACGAGGAGGAAAACGGGACGGTGCTGCGGACGTCGGGGGCTCTGTGGGGCGAGGGCTCTCAGACGTTGGCTGCCGCATGCTCCCGCCGCGGCGACAAGGGCACAAACCAGGACTGCTCCATCGTCTGGGAGGTGAGCTTAGCTAAGCTCGTTGCTGCTCTGTTTCCTTCTACTTTGCCTAATTGTAGATTCCATCATATGCCCGAGCCCCGAGCACTTGCCTAATTCTGTACCACCGCTCAATTGTCATCGTAGTATTTGAGAGCGCTCAACAAACAGATGCTCCAATAGTCATTTCTACTATTTTGTTTCATAATCATGAGTACAAGATGTTGTGCATGGTTCGTTTCATTGGCCTTGTCTCTCTTCTATTCTAGGAAAAAAAAGTCTACAAACGAGAGAGTAGTACAGCGTTAAGACTAGTCGCTGGCTTGTCCTCTCGGTCATCTCTGACCACACAAGAAATCAAACAGCTTGCTGACCCTACGTGTACTAAATTATAGGCTTCTCTTACGCTCTTCACCTAATCAGTTTTCTGATGTTTTGATCAGTAGATTGTTTACATTGGGCCTTAAGCAGATACGTGTCAGGAGGCCAATTAACCGGCCTAGTCATAGACATAGGTTTTGTAGCAAGTTTTGGAGCATGTCCTGACAAGGTCCTTGGATATGGTAGAAAAGGTTCTTGGATATGGTGCTTGCTTTTGGCTTCTAGGGATTTCTCTTCTCTCTACCAAAAAATGTAGTATGATACGTGTCTCGATTTGTTGGAGCAAAAAGGTGTTTGGTTTCTTGGTATCTGAATCCAATGTAACTTCGATAGCTAAACACTTAACTGACTGATTGTGACAGGAAAAAGGTTAATCATCTCCCATAAGAAAATTAGATTGCACTAATTTGGAAAAGCAAGCTGCAAAGTCAGTTAAAGGTTGGCCTTCCAAATTTTTTATTTCGAAAAGGGTGGAAGCCCCGACCTCTGCATCGAATCGATACACACATTTTTTATTGGAAAGTTAGAGTGAGAGAATCTTAATTTTCTACTCTctcgtcccataattcttgtcgaaatattacatgtatttagatttttttaaagaatatatacatccagttttgggcaaatttgagagaCAAGaataattatgaaacggaggaagtagttatCATGATTGACTGGTTGATCCAATTAGTTATCTTCTGTGATGTCACGGTTGAATCTTAGATGTCTAGTTATCCTGCGTAATGTACACTGTAATGCAAAACAAGTCGGTTAACAAATATCTAAATAAAACAACGTTTTTGCGATTGAGAAGTCAGAAGTTTTTTTGTCAGAGATCAGTCGATGTTCTTTGCCATCGAATTTTAATTGAACGATAGCACGTGGGAGAAATGAGGGATGACCCTCGGATCTTAATGTAGCGGCGCTGATACATCAACTAAGATCTAACGTTTTTTGTTTAAAATCAAGTGATCGAGAAATAACCACACCCGTGAACAAACATTACGTTTTAGTTTCGTTGTGTTTCTGCACCAGCAAAGCCAAACGAGATCCTTAGAAAACATGAGCTTCGCTTGAATTTTGCAACATAAATGTTTGCATTTTCCACAGGACTTCGGTTTTCTCATTGCCTTCTCCTTGCTGACTCTGCCTGCAGGGATTTGGGTGCCAAGAGGACACAATCTTCTGCGGCATCTTCGACGGGCACGGGCAGTGGGGCCACTACGTCTCCAAAGCCGTCCGGGAGTCGCTGCCGGCGTCGCTGCTGTGCCGTTGGCAGGAGGCCATGGCGCTGGCGTCGCTCATCGATGGCGAGAAGAAGCTCTCCGACTGCCATTTCGACCTCTGGAGGGAGTCCtacctggccgccgccgccgccgtggacgaAGAGCTCCGACGAAACCGACGCCTCGACGCCGTCAACAGCGGCACCACCGCTCTGTCCGTCATCAAGCAGGGTGAGCTATTAGTGATCGTGAACGTGGGCGACTCTCGGGCCGTCCTGGCGACCACATCGGACGATGGcagcgtcgccgccgtccagCTCACCGTCGATTTCAAGCCCAACTTGCCTCGTAAGTACGCTGCTAGCTAGACAAGGACGGcacatgcatcatgcatgcttGTTTATTTGATTCTGGCCATTCGATCTTGTGAGGAGCATTGCTGACAGAGTCAAATTCAAATCTGATCtggcagaggagaaggagcggaTCATGCAGTGCAAGGGGCGGGTGCACTGCCTGGACGACGAGCCAGGCGTGCACCGGGTGTGGCTGCCGGACCGAGAGGCGCCGGGGCTGGCCATGTCGCGGGCGTTCGGCGACTACTGCGTCAAGGCCTACGGCGTCATCTCGGCG
The Brachypodium distachyon strain Bd21 chromosome 2, Brachypodium_distachyon_v3.0, whole genome shotgun sequence genome window above contains:
- the LOC100835533 gene encoding probable protein phosphatase 2C 48, which produces MRQISSLLQGLARSMSLGREKKGADEEENGTVLRTSGALWGEGSQTLAAACSRRGDKGTNQDCSIVWEGFGCQEDTIFCGIFDGHGQWGHYVSKAVRESLPASLLCRWQEAMALASLIDGEKKLSDCHFDLWRESYLAAAAAVDEELRRNRRLDAVNSGTTALSVIKQGELLVIVNVGDSRAVLATTSDDGSVAAVQLTVDFKPNLPQEKERIMQCKGRVHCLDDEPGVHRVWLPDREAPGLAMSRAFGDYCVKAYGVISAPEVTQRTISDRDQFVILATDGVWDVISNEEAVRIVAATVDREKAAKRLVECAVRAWRRKRRGFAVDDCSAICLFFHSLPS